TCCTCGCGCCCCGCTGCATCGTGGCCCTGGGCGCGGTTGCCGCGCGCGCCTTGTTGTGCAGCGAGGCTCCCATCGGCCGGCTGCGCGGGACTTGGGGCCAGTACCGCGACGGAAACCTCGCGGTCAAAGTCCTGCCCACCTACCATCCCGCCGCCCTCCTGCGCGACCCCGAGCTCAAGAAGCTCGTCTGGCAGGACATGAAGGCCCTGCGGATGGAACTGGAGAGCGCGCCTCAGGCCTAGGATGCGCATCGCCGACGTCGCCTTCCCGGTGCCGCTGCGCAAGGGGTTCCATTATGCGGTTCCCTCCGGGTTGGACGTGCGGCCGGGGATGCGGGTGCGCGTGGAGTTCGGCGCCTGGCTGCGCACCGGGACCGTGCTCTCCGTCTTCGACGGGGATTCGCCGTTCAAGCTCAAGCCCGTGGCCGGCGTCCTGGACCGCGAGCCGGTCCTCTCCCAGGAGCTGCTCGGCTGCGCGGCCTGGATGTCTCGCCGCTACGGCGCGCCTATCGGGGAGTGCGTCAAGGCCGTGCTGCCCGCCTTCCTGAAATCCTCCGACGAGCCGGCGCAGCTCGCGGCCTTGGCCGCGGGCGCGGTCTTGCCGCCGGCCTTCGAGCTCACGGCCGGGCAGTCCCTGGCCCTGGACACCATCTCCCAGGCGCTGACGCGGCGCCGCGCGGAGACTTTCCTGCTCTACGGCGTGCCGGCCTCGGGCAAGACCGAGGTCTACCTGCGCCTCATCCGGCAGGTCGTGGACTCCGGCGGGCAGGCGCTCTTCCTGGTGCCGGAGATATCCCTGACCGGCCCCTTCTTCGGCGAGTTCTGCGACTCGCTCCAGGTCCCGGTGGTGCTCTGGCACAGCCGGCTCAAGGACAAGGAGAGGCGGCACTCCTGGCTCGCCATCCGCAGCGGGCAGGTCCGCGTGGTGGTGGGCGCGCGCTCGGCGGCGCTGCTGCCCTTCCGCGACCTGCGCCTGGCGGTGCTCGACGAGGAGCAGGACGAGTCCTTCAAACAGGAGGGGCAGTCCCCCCTCTACCATGCGCGCGACGTGGCGGTGCACCGCTGCCGCGCCAGCGGAGGCGTGACCGTGCTGGGCTCGGCCACGCCGTCCTTGGAGAGCTGGCAGGCGGTCAAGCGCGGCGAGGTCCGGCTGGTGGAGATGCCGCAGCGCGTCTCCAACGCGGCCAAGCCCGAGGTCACGCTCCTGCCCCTGCCCTTGGGCCGGGCCATCGCCCCGGAGCTGCTGGACAAGATCCGGCAGCGCCTGGCCCGCCGCGAGCAGACCATCCTCCTGGTCAATCGGCGGGGCTACGCCACCGTGGTGATGTGCTGCAAGTGCGGCTGGGTGGACCGCTGCGCCTCCTGTGGCGTGGCCAAGATCCAGCACGAGGACCCGGCCGCGGGCTTCGTTCTGCGCTGCCACCACTGCACCCGCCAGAGCCCCCTGCCCGCGCACTGCCCGCAGTGCGCCAACCCCGGGCTGCGCGTGATGGGCGCGGGCACGCAGAAGGTGGTCGCCGAACTGCGGCGCTTCATCCCGGCCGCGCGCGTGCTGCGCATGGACAGCGACACTCTCTCCGAGCGCGGCGGAGACCGCACGCTCTACGAGACTTTCCGCCGCGGCGAGGCGGACATCCTGGTGGGGACCAAGCTCGTGGCCAAGAGCTTCCACTTCCCTCAGGTCACGCTGGTGGGCGTTGTGGACGCCGACACCATGCTGCACATGCCCGATTTCCGCTCCTCGGAGCGGACCATGCAGATCCTGGCCCAGGTCGCGGGGCGCTCAGGCCGGGCGGACAAGGCCGGCGAGGTGGTCCTGCAGACCCTGCAGCCCGACCACATCGCGGTGCGCGGCGCGCTCCAGGGCGACTACGCGGCGTTCGCTGACCAGGAGCTGGGGCTGCGCCGCGAACTGGGCTATCCGCCTTTCAGCGGGCTGGTGCGGCTGGTCTGGACCGGCAAGGACGAGGCGGCCCTGGCCGAAGCCGCGGCGGCGGCCGTCGCGACCTTGCGTGACGCGCTCTCCGCGTGCGGCCACGAGGTGGTGGGCCCGGCCGCCGCGGTCCTGCCCAAAGCCGGGGGCCGGTTCCGCTATCACGCCTTGGTGAAGGTGGCGGAGCCGGAGCGGACCCTGGACGCCGTGCTGGCCCGGATTCAGGAGTGGGCGTGTCCGAAATCCTTTCGGTTTCAGGTGAATGTGGACCCATATGATTTGTTCTGACAGCTCCTCGGGAATATTGTTATAATGGCTCGGATGGCGCCCAGAGCATCGCGGGTCTTCCTCTTCGCGGCCTTGCTGGCCGGAAGTTGGTCCTTGCGTCCGGCCCGGGCCCAAGAGGCGGCCGACGAGTACGAGGCCCGGCTCACCGAGGTCAAGGGCGAGGTCACGGTGTTCACGTCCGAGGAGCCCGACGGCGTGCCGGGCGACCAGGACATGCCGCTGGCAGCGGGCGACCGGGTCAAGACCGCGGCCGACGCCAGCGCCGAGGTCACCCTTTCCGGCGAGCACTGCGTCCTCCTGCGCGCCGGCTCCGAGCTCGCCGTCACCTCCGTCAAGCGCAGCCGCTGCGTGCTGACTCTGGCCTTGGGCAGCCTGCTGGCCAAGATCCAGACCTTGGCCGGCGGCGGCTTCCAGGTGCAGACGCCGGCGGCCGTGGCCTCGGTGCGCGGCACCGAGTTCGGCGTCGAGGTTGACGCGGCGCAGCCGGACCAGACGCACGTGGGCGTCTTCGACGAGGGCAAGGTGGAGGTGTCGGGCCAGACGGGCCAGCCGGAACTGCTCAAGTCCAACCAGGAGACCAGCGTGCGGCGCGGGGCGCGGCCCCTGGCGGCCTACCAGCTCAGGCGCTTCGCGCGCCACCGTCAGTTCATGAGGGCTTTCCGCAAGAGGGCCCAGGCCGTGCGCAATGGCTGGCGCGCTTTGGGCCTGCAGGCGCGCCTGGGCAAGCGCCGCGAGATGCTGCAGAGGCTGAGGCAGGTGCGCGAGCAGAGGCTGGAGAAGGCGCGGCAGAAGGCTCAGCAGAAGCTGCGCGGGCGCAAGGGCAGCAAGGCCCTGCGGCCGGACCAGGAGAAGATGGAGAAGCGCAAGAAGGCCATCCGGGAGAGGCTGCGCCGGCCGGGGAACTGAGTTGTTCATAACGATCGCGGGCGAAGAGCGGAAGTTCTGCGCGCAGCTCCAGGCGCTGCTGCTGGGGCAGAACCACAAGGTGACCG
The Elusimicrobiota bacterium DNA segment above includes these coding regions:
- a CDS encoding FecR domain-containing protein, whose translation is MAPRASRVFLFAALLAGSWSLRPARAQEAADEYEARLTEVKGEVTVFTSEEPDGVPGDQDMPLAAGDRVKTAADASAEVTLSGEHCVLLRAGSELAVTSVKRSRCVLTLALGSLLAKIQTLAGGGFQVQTPAAVASVRGTEFGVEVDAAQPDQTHVGVFDEGKVEVSGQTGQPELLKSNQETSVRRGARPLAAYQLRRFARHRQFMRAFRKRAQAVRNGWRALGLQARLGKRREMLQRLRQVREQRLEKARQKAQQKLRGRKGSKALRPDQEKMEKRKKAIRERLRRPGN
- the priA gene encoding primosomal protein N' yields the protein MRIADVAFPVPLRKGFHYAVPSGLDVRPGMRVRVEFGAWLRTGTVLSVFDGDSPFKLKPVAGVLDREPVLSQELLGCAAWMSRRYGAPIGECVKAVLPAFLKSSDEPAQLAALAAGAVLPPAFELTAGQSLALDTISQALTRRRAETFLLYGVPASGKTEVYLRLIRQVVDSGGQALFLVPEISLTGPFFGEFCDSLQVPVVLWHSRLKDKERRHSWLAIRSGQVRVVVGARSAALLPFRDLRLAVLDEEQDESFKQEGQSPLYHARDVAVHRCRASGGVTVLGSATPSLESWQAVKRGEVRLVEMPQRVSNAAKPEVTLLPLPLGRAIAPELLDKIRQRLARREQTILLVNRRGYATVVMCCKCGWVDRCASCGVAKIQHEDPAAGFVLRCHHCTRQSPLPAHCPQCANPGLRVMGAGTQKVVAELRRFIPAARVLRMDSDTLSERGGDRTLYETFRRGEADILVGTKLVAKSFHFPQVTLVGVVDADTMLHMPDFRSSERTMQILAQVAGRSGRADKAGEVVLQTLQPDHIAVRGALQGDYAAFADQELGLRRELGYPPFSGLVRLVWTGKDEAALAEAAAAAVATLRDALSACGHEVVGPAAAVLPKAGGRFRYHALVKVAEPERTLDAVLARIQEWACPKSFRFQVNVDPYDLF